The following are encoded in a window of Ricinus communis isolate WT05 ecotype wild-type chromosome 4, ASM1957865v1, whole genome shotgun sequence genomic DNA:
- the LOC8260362 gene encoding vacuolar protein sorting-associated protein 54, chloroplastic isoform X1 — MDSKPSHSFQLGRSPTDSPTATTTASSSTLAKSVSDVGIQSLSSILNNPHVGKSGVYSSDGSWTGWWPSSSSSTSVAQPEFTPLLPKSSELSRSDFKPYLSTIADSYNRFEDIINHNAKQNNNSNNNNNLGQGEALVACLREVPSLYFKEDFALEDGATFRAACPFSNVSENVVLQEKLSQYLDVVELHLVKEISLRSNSFFEAQGQLQDLNVKIVEGCSRIRELKETIRLLDKDLVESARNIQELNVSRSNMLALQHKLRVILYVNQALSALKLLVASADCAGALDVTDDLQHLLDGDELTGLHCFRHLRDHVSTSIDSINSILSAEFMRAAIHDAGSTDVVIVSKAKSRASSLTNGRDIDQVKLDEEDTSSFRDRLLPHIVGLLRTAKLPSLLRLYRDTLTTDMKTAIKTAVAELLPVLVARPLESDFTPGERTVETDGGNLSLGSKLKSLPSESFVQLLSAIFKIVLAHLVRAAEVKKAIEWIICNLDGHYAADSVAAAIAIGAAAAEAAQESDSQHGSVPQFLPQRSAAKVPSSQAKANDAATSSNMSRNFRADVLRENAEAVFAACDAAHGRWAKLLGVRALLHPKLRLQEFLSIYNITQEFITATERIGGRLGYSIRGTLQSQAKAFVDFQHEMRMTKMKAVLDQETWVEVDVPDEFQVIVTSLFSSEALISGDLDVAQGNMIRGHGEVATTNDGSVIADNEAQNVQQQLMRMDSSELPPQNSVQVKSPPSSEATESNKADATISSAQSNNTNAKERGKPASQTLTCGGVSYHMVNCGLILLKMLSEYIDMNNFVPALSSEVIHRVVEILKFFNTRTCQLVLGAGAMQVSGLKSITSKHLALASQVVSFTYAIIPEIRRVLFLKVPETRKALLLLEIDRVAQDYKVHRDEIHTKLVQIMRERLLVHLRGLPQIVESWNRPEDTDAQPSQFARSLTKEVGYLQRVLSRTLHEVDVQVIFRQVVVIFHSQISEAFSRLEISTPQAKDRLRRDVEHILRCIRSLPTDNLSKSGTPNWGQLDEFLVQKFGAETG; from the exons ATGGATTCGAAACCTTCCCATTCATTCCAATTGGGAAGGTCACCAACCGATTCACCAACAGCAACAACAACAGCATCTTCGTCAACTTTAGCTAAATCAGTCTCCGATGTCGGAATCCAAAGCCTTTCTTCAATTCTCAACAATCCACACGTCGGTAAGTCCGGTGTTTACTCCTCTGACGGATCTTGGACCGGCTGGTGgccctcctcctcctcctccactTCCGTCGCTCAGCCGGAATTCACTCCCTTACTCCCTAAATCGTCGGAATTATCAAGATCAGATTTCAAACCCTACCTATCAACAATCGCTGATTCATACAACCGTTTCGAAGACATTATAAATCACAACGcgaaacaaaataataatagtaataacaataacaatttAGGTCAAGGTGAAGCACTTGTAGCGTGTTTACGGGAAGTGCCAtcactttattttaaagaagatTTTGCATTAGAAGACGGAGCGACGTTTCGAGCGGCGTGTCCATTTTCTAATGTGTCGGAGAATGTGGTTTTGCAAGAGAAGCTATCGCAGTATTTGGATGTTGTCGAGTTACATTTGGTGAAGGAGATTTCGCTGCGGTCCAATTCGTTTTTCGAAGCGCAAGGACAGTTGCAAGATCTTAATGTGAAGATTGTAGAAGGGTGTAGTAGGATTAGGGAATTGAAGGAGACTATTAGGCTTTTGGATAAGGATCTAGTTGAGTCTGCCAGGAATATTCAGGAGTTGAATGTTAGTAGAAGTAATATGTTGGCTTTGCAGCATAAGTTGAgggttattttatatgttaatcaAGCCCTTTCTGCTCTCAAATTG CTTGTTGCATCTGCAGATTGTGCTGGAGCTTTGGATGTCACTGATGATTTGCAACATCTATTG GATGGAGATGAGCTGACTGGTCTACATTGCTTTCGTCACCTTCGGGATCACGTGTCAACTTCAATAGATTCCATAAATAG tATTCTCTCAGCAGAGTTTATGCGTGCTGCGATACATGATGCTGGGAGTACTGATGTGGTTATAGTATCTAAAGCCAAATCCAGGGCTTCCAGTTTAACTAATGGAAGAGATATTGAT CAGGTTAAGTTGGATGAAGAGGATACGTCGAGTTTTCGTGATCGTCTCCTCCCTCACATTGTTGGGTTGCTTAGAACA gCTAAGCTCCCTTCTTTGTTGAGATTATATCGTGATACACTTACCACCGACATGAAAACAGCTATTAAAACTGCAGTTGCGGAGCTGCTTCCTGTTCTTGTGGCACGACCTCTAGAGTCAGATTTCACCCCTGGAGAGCGAACAGTAGAGACAGATG GTGGAAATCTATCTCTTGGAAGCAAGCTAAAGAGCTTGCCATCTGAAAGTTTTGTTCAACTTCTAAGCGCTATTTTCAAGATTGTACTG GCACATTTAGTGCGGGCTGCTGAAGTGAAAAAGGCAATTGAATGGATTATATGTAACCTTGATGGACACTATGCTGCTGATTCAGTTGCAGCTGCAATCGCAATTGGTGCTGCAGCTGCTGAAGCAGCTCAAGAGAGTGACAGTCAGCATGGTTCAGTTCCCCAATTTTTGCCTCAAAGAAGTGCTGCCAAGGTCCCATCATCTCAGGCCAAAGCAAATGATGCAGCAACTTCCTCGAATATGTCTAGAAATTTCAG GGCTGATGTGTTACGAGAGAATGCGGAAGCTGTCTTTGCTGCTTGTGATGCAGCTCATGGAAGATGGGCAAAGCTCCTTGGAGTCCGCGCTCTCCTTCATCCTAAGTTGAGATTACAGGAGTTTTTGAGCATTTACAACATCACTCAAGAGTTCATTACTGCTACTGAGAGG ATAGGTGGAAGGTTAGGGTACAGTATTCGAGGCACACTGCAGTCTCAGGCCAAGGCTTTTGTTGATTTCCAGCATGAAATGCGA ATGACAAAAATGAAGGCAGTGCTTGATCAAGAGACATGGGTGGAAGTTGATGTCCCTGATGAATTTCAGGTCATAGTTACATCACTGTTTTCTTCTGAGGCATTGATATCTGGGGACTTAGATGTTGCTCAAGGTAACATGATCAGAGGCCATGGTGAAGTCGCCACAACCAATGATGGTTCAGTTATTGCTGACAATGAAGCACAAAATGTTCAACAGCAACTTATGAGGATGGACTCTAGTGAATTACCCCCGCAAAATTCTGTGCAAGTGAAATCTCCTCCTTCATCTGAAGCAACAGAAAGCAATAAAGCCGATGCTACAATCTCTTCTGCCCAGAGCAACAATACTAATGCTAAGGAGCGTGGAAAACCTGCCTCTCAAACGCTTACCTGTGGAGGTGTTAGTTATCACATGGTAAACTG TGGCTTAATATTGCTGAAGATGTTGTCGGAGTACATTGATATGAATAATTTTGTACCAGCACTTTCTTCGGAAGTTATTCATCGTGTTGTagagatattaaaattcttcaaTACAAGAACCTGTCAGCTTGTTCTTGGAGCTGGTGCCATGCAG GTGTCTGGATTGAAGTCTATTACTTCTAAGCACTTGGCCCTTGCAAGTCAAGTTGTTAGCTTTACATATGCTATTATTCCTG AAATCAGGCGTGTTCTTTTCCTTAAAGTACCCGAGACAAGAAAGGCATTGCTGCTTCTTGAGATTGATCGTGTAGCACAG GATTACAAGGTTCACCGAGATGAAATACACACAAAGCTGGTTCAGATAATGAGAGAAAGGCTGTTGGTTCATTTACGTGGTTTGCCTCAAATTGTTGAGAGCTGGAACAGACCTGAAGATACTGATGCACAGCCCAGTCAATTTGCCCGATCTCTTACAAAG GAGGTTGGATACCTTCAACGTGTCTTGTCTCGGACTTTACATGAGGTGGATGTTCAAGTGATTTTTAG GCAAGTGGTCGTAATTTTTCATTCACAAATCTCAGAAGCATTTTCACGGTTGGAGATCAGCACTCCACAAGCGAAGGACAG GCTGCGCCGGGATGTCGAACACATACTTAGATGCATTAGATCATTACCTACTGATAACTTGAGTAAGTCTGGTACCCCCAATTGGGGGCAACTTGATGAATTCTTGGTACAAAAGTTTGGAGCTGAAACTGGTTAA
- the LOC8260362 gene encoding vacuolar protein sorting-associated protein 54, chloroplastic isoform X3 — MDSKPSHSFQLGRSPTDSPTATTTASSSTLAKSVSDVGIQSLSSILNNPHVGKSGVYSSDGSWTGWWPSSSSSTSVAQPEFTPLLPKSSELSRSDFKPYLSTIADSYNRFEDIINHNAKQNNNSNNNNNLGQGEALVACLREVPSLYFKEDFALEDGATFRAACPFSNVSENVVLQEKLSQYLDVVELHLVKEISLRSNSFFEAQGQLQDLNVKIVEGCSRIRELKETIRLLDKDLVESARNIQELNVSRSNMLALQHKLRVILYVNQALSALKLLVASADCAGALDVTDDLQHLLDGDELTGLHCFRHLRDHVSTSIDSINSILSAEFMRAAIHDAGSTDVVIVSKAKSRASSLTNGRDIDQVKLDEEDTSSFRDRLLPHIVGLLRTAKLPSLLRLYRDTLTTDMKTAIKTAVAELLPVLVARPLESDFTPGERTVETDGGNLSLGSKLKSLPSESFVQLLSAIFKIVLAHLVRAAEVKKAIEWIICNLDGHYAADSVAAAIAIGAAAAEAAQESDSQHGSVPQFLPQRSAAKVPSSQAKANDAATSSNMSRNFRADVLRENAEAVFAACDAAHGRWAKLLGVRALLHPKLRLQEFLSIYNITQEFITATERIGGRLGYSIRGTLQSQAKAFVDFQHEMRMTKMKAVLDQETWVEVDVPDEFQVIVTSLFSSEALISGDLDVAQGNMIRGHGEVATTNDGSVIADNEAQNVQQQLMRMDSSELPPQNSVQVKSPPSSEATESNKADATISSAQSNNTNAKERGKPASQTLTCGGVSYHMVNCGLILLKMLSEYIDMNNFVPALSSEVIHRVVEILKFFNTRTCQLVLGAGAMQVSGLKSITSKHLALASQVVSFTYAIIPGVFFSLKYPRQERHCCFLRLIV, encoded by the exons ATGGATTCGAAACCTTCCCATTCATTCCAATTGGGAAGGTCACCAACCGATTCACCAACAGCAACAACAACAGCATCTTCGTCAACTTTAGCTAAATCAGTCTCCGATGTCGGAATCCAAAGCCTTTCTTCAATTCTCAACAATCCACACGTCGGTAAGTCCGGTGTTTACTCCTCTGACGGATCTTGGACCGGCTGGTGgccctcctcctcctcctccactTCCGTCGCTCAGCCGGAATTCACTCCCTTACTCCCTAAATCGTCGGAATTATCAAGATCAGATTTCAAACCCTACCTATCAACAATCGCTGATTCATACAACCGTTTCGAAGACATTATAAATCACAACGcgaaacaaaataataatagtaataacaataacaatttAGGTCAAGGTGAAGCACTTGTAGCGTGTTTACGGGAAGTGCCAtcactttattttaaagaagatTTTGCATTAGAAGACGGAGCGACGTTTCGAGCGGCGTGTCCATTTTCTAATGTGTCGGAGAATGTGGTTTTGCAAGAGAAGCTATCGCAGTATTTGGATGTTGTCGAGTTACATTTGGTGAAGGAGATTTCGCTGCGGTCCAATTCGTTTTTCGAAGCGCAAGGACAGTTGCAAGATCTTAATGTGAAGATTGTAGAAGGGTGTAGTAGGATTAGGGAATTGAAGGAGACTATTAGGCTTTTGGATAAGGATCTAGTTGAGTCTGCCAGGAATATTCAGGAGTTGAATGTTAGTAGAAGTAATATGTTGGCTTTGCAGCATAAGTTGAgggttattttatatgttaatcaAGCCCTTTCTGCTCTCAAATTG CTTGTTGCATCTGCAGATTGTGCTGGAGCTTTGGATGTCACTGATGATTTGCAACATCTATTG GATGGAGATGAGCTGACTGGTCTACATTGCTTTCGTCACCTTCGGGATCACGTGTCAACTTCAATAGATTCCATAAATAG tATTCTCTCAGCAGAGTTTATGCGTGCTGCGATACATGATGCTGGGAGTACTGATGTGGTTATAGTATCTAAAGCCAAATCCAGGGCTTCCAGTTTAACTAATGGAAGAGATATTGAT CAGGTTAAGTTGGATGAAGAGGATACGTCGAGTTTTCGTGATCGTCTCCTCCCTCACATTGTTGGGTTGCTTAGAACA gCTAAGCTCCCTTCTTTGTTGAGATTATATCGTGATACACTTACCACCGACATGAAAACAGCTATTAAAACTGCAGTTGCGGAGCTGCTTCCTGTTCTTGTGGCACGACCTCTAGAGTCAGATTTCACCCCTGGAGAGCGAACAGTAGAGACAGATG GTGGAAATCTATCTCTTGGAAGCAAGCTAAAGAGCTTGCCATCTGAAAGTTTTGTTCAACTTCTAAGCGCTATTTTCAAGATTGTACTG GCACATTTAGTGCGGGCTGCTGAAGTGAAAAAGGCAATTGAATGGATTATATGTAACCTTGATGGACACTATGCTGCTGATTCAGTTGCAGCTGCAATCGCAATTGGTGCTGCAGCTGCTGAAGCAGCTCAAGAGAGTGACAGTCAGCATGGTTCAGTTCCCCAATTTTTGCCTCAAAGAAGTGCTGCCAAGGTCCCATCATCTCAGGCCAAAGCAAATGATGCAGCAACTTCCTCGAATATGTCTAGAAATTTCAG GGCTGATGTGTTACGAGAGAATGCGGAAGCTGTCTTTGCTGCTTGTGATGCAGCTCATGGAAGATGGGCAAAGCTCCTTGGAGTCCGCGCTCTCCTTCATCCTAAGTTGAGATTACAGGAGTTTTTGAGCATTTACAACATCACTCAAGAGTTCATTACTGCTACTGAGAGG ATAGGTGGAAGGTTAGGGTACAGTATTCGAGGCACACTGCAGTCTCAGGCCAAGGCTTTTGTTGATTTCCAGCATGAAATGCGA ATGACAAAAATGAAGGCAGTGCTTGATCAAGAGACATGGGTGGAAGTTGATGTCCCTGATGAATTTCAGGTCATAGTTACATCACTGTTTTCTTCTGAGGCATTGATATCTGGGGACTTAGATGTTGCTCAAGGTAACATGATCAGAGGCCATGGTGAAGTCGCCACAACCAATGATGGTTCAGTTATTGCTGACAATGAAGCACAAAATGTTCAACAGCAACTTATGAGGATGGACTCTAGTGAATTACCCCCGCAAAATTCTGTGCAAGTGAAATCTCCTCCTTCATCTGAAGCAACAGAAAGCAATAAAGCCGATGCTACAATCTCTTCTGCCCAGAGCAACAATACTAATGCTAAGGAGCGTGGAAAACCTGCCTCTCAAACGCTTACCTGTGGAGGTGTTAGTTATCACATGGTAAACTG TGGCTTAATATTGCTGAAGATGTTGTCGGAGTACATTGATATGAATAATTTTGTACCAGCACTTTCTTCGGAAGTTATTCATCGTGTTGTagagatattaaaattcttcaaTACAAGAACCTGTCAGCTTGTTCTTGGAGCTGGTGCCATGCAG GTGTCTGGATTGAAGTCTATTACTTCTAAGCACTTGGCCCTTGCAAGTCAAGTTGTTAGCTTTACATATGCTATTATTCCTG GCGTGTTCTTTTCCTTAAAGTACCCGAGACAAGAAAGGCATTGCTGCTTCTTGAGATTGATCGTGTAG
- the LOC8260362 gene encoding vacuolar protein sorting-associated protein 54, chloroplastic isoform X2 — protein sequence MDSKPSHSFQLGRSPTDSPTATTTASSSTLAKSVSDVGIQSLSSILNNPHVGKSGVYSSDGSWTGWWPSSSSSTSVAQPEFTPLLPKSSELSRSDFKPYLSTIADSYNRFEDIINHNAKQNNNSNNNNNLGQGEALVACLREVPSLYFKEDFALEDGATFRAACPFSNVSENVVLQEKLSQYLDVVELHLVKEISLRSNSFFEAQGQLQDLNVKIVEGCSRIRELKETIRLLDKDLVESARNIQELNVSRSNMLALQHKLRVILYVNQALSALKLLVASADCAGALDVTDDLQHLLDGDELTGLHCFRHLRDHVSTSIDSINSILSAEFMRAAIHDAGSTDVVIVSKAKSRASSLTNGRDIDVKLDEEDTSSFRDRLLPHIVGLLRTAKLPSLLRLYRDTLTTDMKTAIKTAVAELLPVLVARPLESDFTPGERTVETDGGNLSLGSKLKSLPSESFVQLLSAIFKIVLAHLVRAAEVKKAIEWIICNLDGHYAADSVAAAIAIGAAAAEAAQESDSQHGSVPQFLPQRSAAKVPSSQAKANDAATSSNMSRNFRADVLRENAEAVFAACDAAHGRWAKLLGVRALLHPKLRLQEFLSIYNITQEFITATERIGGRLGYSIRGTLQSQAKAFVDFQHEMRMTKMKAVLDQETWVEVDVPDEFQVIVTSLFSSEALISGDLDVAQGNMIRGHGEVATTNDGSVIADNEAQNVQQQLMRMDSSELPPQNSVQVKSPPSSEATESNKADATISSAQSNNTNAKERGKPASQTLTCGGVSYHMVNCGLILLKMLSEYIDMNNFVPALSSEVIHRVVEILKFFNTRTCQLVLGAGAMQVSGLKSITSKHLALASQVVSFTYAIIPEIRRVLFLKVPETRKALLLLEIDRVAQDYKVHRDEIHTKLVQIMRERLLVHLRGLPQIVESWNRPEDTDAQPSQFARSLTKEVGYLQRVLSRTLHEVDVQVIFRQVVVIFHSQISEAFSRLEISTPQAKDRLRRDVEHILRCIRSLPTDNLSKSGTPNWGQLDEFLVQKFGAETG from the exons ATGGATTCGAAACCTTCCCATTCATTCCAATTGGGAAGGTCACCAACCGATTCACCAACAGCAACAACAACAGCATCTTCGTCAACTTTAGCTAAATCAGTCTCCGATGTCGGAATCCAAAGCCTTTCTTCAATTCTCAACAATCCACACGTCGGTAAGTCCGGTGTTTACTCCTCTGACGGATCTTGGACCGGCTGGTGgccctcctcctcctcctccactTCCGTCGCTCAGCCGGAATTCACTCCCTTACTCCCTAAATCGTCGGAATTATCAAGATCAGATTTCAAACCCTACCTATCAACAATCGCTGATTCATACAACCGTTTCGAAGACATTATAAATCACAACGcgaaacaaaataataatagtaataacaataacaatttAGGTCAAGGTGAAGCACTTGTAGCGTGTTTACGGGAAGTGCCAtcactttattttaaagaagatTTTGCATTAGAAGACGGAGCGACGTTTCGAGCGGCGTGTCCATTTTCTAATGTGTCGGAGAATGTGGTTTTGCAAGAGAAGCTATCGCAGTATTTGGATGTTGTCGAGTTACATTTGGTGAAGGAGATTTCGCTGCGGTCCAATTCGTTTTTCGAAGCGCAAGGACAGTTGCAAGATCTTAATGTGAAGATTGTAGAAGGGTGTAGTAGGATTAGGGAATTGAAGGAGACTATTAGGCTTTTGGATAAGGATCTAGTTGAGTCTGCCAGGAATATTCAGGAGTTGAATGTTAGTAGAAGTAATATGTTGGCTTTGCAGCATAAGTTGAgggttattttatatgttaatcaAGCCCTTTCTGCTCTCAAATTG CTTGTTGCATCTGCAGATTGTGCTGGAGCTTTGGATGTCACTGATGATTTGCAACATCTATTG GATGGAGATGAGCTGACTGGTCTACATTGCTTTCGTCACCTTCGGGATCACGTGTCAACTTCAATAGATTCCATAAATAG tATTCTCTCAGCAGAGTTTATGCGTGCTGCGATACATGATGCTGGGAGTACTGATGTGGTTATAGTATCTAAAGCCAAATCCAGGGCTTCCAGTTTAACTAATGGAAGAGATATTGAT GTTAAGTTGGATGAAGAGGATACGTCGAGTTTTCGTGATCGTCTCCTCCCTCACATTGTTGGGTTGCTTAGAACA gCTAAGCTCCCTTCTTTGTTGAGATTATATCGTGATACACTTACCACCGACATGAAAACAGCTATTAAAACTGCAGTTGCGGAGCTGCTTCCTGTTCTTGTGGCACGACCTCTAGAGTCAGATTTCACCCCTGGAGAGCGAACAGTAGAGACAGATG GTGGAAATCTATCTCTTGGAAGCAAGCTAAAGAGCTTGCCATCTGAAAGTTTTGTTCAACTTCTAAGCGCTATTTTCAAGATTGTACTG GCACATTTAGTGCGGGCTGCTGAAGTGAAAAAGGCAATTGAATGGATTATATGTAACCTTGATGGACACTATGCTGCTGATTCAGTTGCAGCTGCAATCGCAATTGGTGCTGCAGCTGCTGAAGCAGCTCAAGAGAGTGACAGTCAGCATGGTTCAGTTCCCCAATTTTTGCCTCAAAGAAGTGCTGCCAAGGTCCCATCATCTCAGGCCAAAGCAAATGATGCAGCAACTTCCTCGAATATGTCTAGAAATTTCAG GGCTGATGTGTTACGAGAGAATGCGGAAGCTGTCTTTGCTGCTTGTGATGCAGCTCATGGAAGATGGGCAAAGCTCCTTGGAGTCCGCGCTCTCCTTCATCCTAAGTTGAGATTACAGGAGTTTTTGAGCATTTACAACATCACTCAAGAGTTCATTACTGCTACTGAGAGG ATAGGTGGAAGGTTAGGGTACAGTATTCGAGGCACACTGCAGTCTCAGGCCAAGGCTTTTGTTGATTTCCAGCATGAAATGCGA ATGACAAAAATGAAGGCAGTGCTTGATCAAGAGACATGGGTGGAAGTTGATGTCCCTGATGAATTTCAGGTCATAGTTACATCACTGTTTTCTTCTGAGGCATTGATATCTGGGGACTTAGATGTTGCTCAAGGTAACATGATCAGAGGCCATGGTGAAGTCGCCACAACCAATGATGGTTCAGTTATTGCTGACAATGAAGCACAAAATGTTCAACAGCAACTTATGAGGATGGACTCTAGTGAATTACCCCCGCAAAATTCTGTGCAAGTGAAATCTCCTCCTTCATCTGAAGCAACAGAAAGCAATAAAGCCGATGCTACAATCTCTTCTGCCCAGAGCAACAATACTAATGCTAAGGAGCGTGGAAAACCTGCCTCTCAAACGCTTACCTGTGGAGGTGTTAGTTATCACATGGTAAACTG TGGCTTAATATTGCTGAAGATGTTGTCGGAGTACATTGATATGAATAATTTTGTACCAGCACTTTCTTCGGAAGTTATTCATCGTGTTGTagagatattaaaattcttcaaTACAAGAACCTGTCAGCTTGTTCTTGGAGCTGGTGCCATGCAG GTGTCTGGATTGAAGTCTATTACTTCTAAGCACTTGGCCCTTGCAAGTCAAGTTGTTAGCTTTACATATGCTATTATTCCTG AAATCAGGCGTGTTCTTTTCCTTAAAGTACCCGAGACAAGAAAGGCATTGCTGCTTCTTGAGATTGATCGTGTAGCACAG GATTACAAGGTTCACCGAGATGAAATACACACAAAGCTGGTTCAGATAATGAGAGAAAGGCTGTTGGTTCATTTACGTGGTTTGCCTCAAATTGTTGAGAGCTGGAACAGACCTGAAGATACTGATGCACAGCCCAGTCAATTTGCCCGATCTCTTACAAAG GAGGTTGGATACCTTCAACGTGTCTTGTCTCGGACTTTACATGAGGTGGATGTTCAAGTGATTTTTAG GCAAGTGGTCGTAATTTTTCATTCACAAATCTCAGAAGCATTTTCACGGTTGGAGATCAGCACTCCACAAGCGAAGGACAG GCTGCGCCGGGATGTCGAACACATACTTAGATGCATTAGATCATTACCTACTGATAACTTGAGTAAGTCTGGTACCCCCAATTGGGGGCAACTTGATGAATTCTTGGTACAAAAGTTTGGAGCTGAAACTGGTTAA
- the LOC125369858 gene encoding auxin-induced protein 15A-like, whose product MLKNLSRRKSFPSFKQLFKDDDNNSEDRVPKGYVAVMVGDKKESERAKLFFIHVDMFKKACLVELLKMAADEFGYEHQGGVLQIPCDAAAFIKMVKQTSRWRPN is encoded by the coding sequence ATGTTGAAGAATTTGAGTCGAAGGAAGAGTTTTCCTTCGTTTAAGCAACTGTTCAAAGACGATGATAATAACAGTGAAGATAGAGTTCCAAAAGGGTACGTTGCAGTAATGGTTGGGGACAAGAAGGAGAGTGAAAGGGCAAAGCTATTCTTCATCCATGTCGACATGTTCAAGAAAGCGTGTTTGGTTGAGTTGCTTAAAATGGCTGCTGATGAGTTTGGTTATGAACATCAAGGTGGTGTACTGCAAATTCCTTGTGATGCTGCAGCCTTCATTAAGATGGTGAAACAGACTTCTAGATGGAGAcccaattag
- the LOC8260363 gene encoding uncharacterized protein LOC8260363 — protein sequence MEELLKNRLFASHAIAAAGSVTLGTALTYPLDTFKVLVQVGSSSNKPFTLHQVLNRVRSSSGYSGLYSGFGWLTSGRIFGLGTRFGIYEVLTAFHKDGREDNYVYVSEALMAGMAAGAMEAVISSPFELIKLRAQVTSASRLPRSTSVTGNKAVSPLIDKLLHGYTPDKIALNNSAALLSTLSAKHPNLVGALQEYPWMMTGSGKAPSVSDVQKTSSIISLEGWGALWRGLRSGIVRDSVYAGIFFSSWQFLHRAMLEWKAVGMNPLPRSDEEIGPLSPVAVSLAAGFSGPAAAAASHCFDTAKSRSQCTVLPTYISMERRLLKWNRPGKRFERLTGIHPADRNILFRGIWLRMARSGLASVMIVGSYYLAVDHLVPE from the exons ATGGAAGAATTGTTGAAGAACCGCTTGTTTGCTAGTCATGCCATTGCTGCTGCTGGGTCAGTCACGTTAGGCACAGCTCTTACTTACCCACTTGATACTTTCAAAGTGCTTGTCCAG GTTGGTTCCAGTTCCAATAAACCATTTACTTTGCATCAGGTTTTAAATAGAGTTCGTTCGTCATCTGGGTATTCCg GCTTGTATAGTGGCTTTGGGTGGTTGACCTCTGGGAGAATATTTGGACTTGGAACTCGATTTGGGATCTATGAGGTTTTGACAGCTTTTCATAAAG ATGGTCGAGAAGACAATTATGTGTATGTCTCTGAGGCCCTTATGGCAGGAATGGCAGCTGGTGCAATGGAGGCGGTCATCAGCTCTCCATTTGAACTTATTAAACTCCGTGCACAGGTTACCTCTGCATCACGTCTTCCAAGATCTACCTCTGTTACAGGAAATAAAGCTGTTTCAcctctaattgataaattattacacGGATATACTCCAGATAAGATAGCGTTGAACAATTCTGCTGCTCTTTTGTCCACTCTATCTGCTAAACACCCAAATCTTGTTGGCGCCTTGCAAGAGTATCCTTGGATGATGACTGGGTCTGGGAAGGCACCATCAGTCTCTGATGTTCAGAAGACGTCAAGCATCATCTCATTGGAAGGATGGGGTGCATTATGGAGAGGACTCCGGTCAGGAATTGTTCGAGATTCAGTTTATGCTgggattttcttttctagctGGCAATTCCTGCACCGAGCAATGCTTGAGTGGAAGGCAGTAGGGATGAATCCTTTACCCAG GTCTGATGAAGAAATTGGGCCACTCTCTCCTGTAGCTGTTAGTCTTGCAGCTGGATTTTCTGGtcctgctgctgctgctgcatCTCATTGTTTTGACACTGCTAAAAGTCGATCACAGTGTACTGTGCTGCCCACG TATATTTCCATGGAAAGGAGGCTGTTGAAATGGAATCGACCAGGGAAGAGGTTTGAGAGACTCACAGGGATCCACCCGGCAGATAGGAATATCTTGTTCCGTGGGATATGGTTGCGTATGGCTCGTAGTGGACTAGCATCAGTTATGATTGTTGGGAGCTACTATTTGGCTGTTGATCACCTTGTTCCAGAGTGA